A genomic segment from Neobacillus sp. YX16 encodes:
- a CDS encoding MerR family transcriptional regulator produces the protein MSGKEIRRSMPLFPIGTVMQLTELTARQIRYYEEHQLISPARTDGNRRLFSLNDIDSLLEIKDLIDQGVNMAGIKQLFLVKQQQVNVLQQQAEKAKQDLTDEQLRNLLRHELQQAGRFNRSSLRQGDMSRFFH, from the coding sequence ATGAGTGGAAAGGAAATACGCCGCTCAATGCCACTATTCCCAATCGGAACGGTCATGCAGCTAACAGAATTAACTGCTAGACAAATCCGATACTATGAAGAGCATCAATTGATTTCTCCAGCAAGAACTGATGGGAATAGAAGACTATTTAGTTTAAACGATATTGATAGTCTATTAGAAATTAAGGATTTAATTGATCAAGGAGTGAATATGGCTGGTATAAAACAGCTTTTCCTTGTCAAACAGCAACAAGTGAATGTGCTTCAGCAACAGGCTGAAAAAGCCAAACAAGATTTGACGGATGAACAGCTGCGAAATCTTCTTAGACATGAATTACAGCAAGCTGGCAGATTTAATCGTTCGTCTTTAAGGCAAGGGGATATGTCACGATTTTTCCATTAA
- the glnA gene encoding type I glutamate--ammonia ligase: MAKFTREDIKRLAQEENVKFIRLQFTDILGTIKNVEIPVSQLEKALDNKMMFDGSSIEGFVRIEESDMYLYPDLNTWVVFPWTAEKGKVARLICDIYTAEGNPFDGDPRNNLRRVLKEMEELGFTDFNLGPEPEFFLFKLDEKGEPTLELNDQGGYFDLAPTDLGENCRRDIVLELEEMGFEIEASHHEVAPGQHEIDFKYADALTACDQIQTFKLVVKTIARKHGLHATFMPKPLYGVNGSGMHMNLSLFSNGKNAFYEPTGDLEMSDTARQFIAGILKHAPSFTAVTNPTVNSYKRLVPGYEAPCYVAWSARNRSPLIRIPASRGLSTRVEVRSVDPAANPYLAMAVLLKAGLDGIKNKMTPPAPVDRNIYVMSKEERIEEGIIDLPATLAQALDQLKSDEVIVSGLGEHIFEHFIEAKEIEWDMFRTVVHPWERDQYMSMY, from the coding sequence ATGGCAAAGTTTACAAGAGAAGATATTAAGCGGTTGGCACAAGAAGAAAATGTTAAATTTATTCGTTTACAATTCACTGATATTTTAGGAACCATTAAAAATGTTGAAATTCCGGTTAGTCAATTAGAAAAAGCTTTGGATAATAAAATGATGTTTGACGGATCTTCAATCGAAGGATTTGTACGTATTGAAGAATCTGATATGTACTTATATCCAGATTTGAATACATGGGTTGTATTCCCTTGGACAGCTGAAAAAGGAAAAGTTGCTCGTTTAATCTGTGATATCTATACGGCTGAAGGAAATCCATTTGATGGTGATCCACGTAATAACTTAAGAAGAGTATTGAAAGAGATGGAAGAACTTGGATTCACAGATTTTAACTTAGGGCCTGAGCCAGAATTCTTCTTATTTAAATTAGATGAAAAAGGTGAGCCAACACTAGAGTTGAACGACCAAGGCGGATATTTCGATTTAGCTCCAACAGATTTAGGAGAAAACTGCCGTCGCGATATCGTACTAGAACTAGAGGAAATGGGCTTTGAAATTGAAGCTTCTCACCACGAAGTAGCACCAGGTCAACATGAAATTGACTTTAAATATGCAGATGCTTTAACAGCATGTGACCAAATTCAAACATTCAAACTAGTGGTTAAAACAATTGCTCGTAAACACGGTTTGCATGCAACGTTCATGCCAAAACCATTATACGGAGTGAATGGATCTGGAATGCACATGAACCTTTCATTATTTTCAAATGGCAAAAATGCATTCTACGAGCCAACTGGTGACCTTGAAATGAGCGATACTGCTCGTCAATTTATCGCAGGTATCCTAAAGCACGCTCCTAGCTTTACAGCTGTAACAAACCCAACTGTAAACTCATATAAGCGTCTAGTTCCTGGTTACGAAGCACCTTGCTACGTTGCATGGTCTGCTAGAAACCGTTCACCGTTAATTCGTATTCCTGCTTCCCGTGGTTTAAGTACTCGTGTAGAAGTAAGAAGCGTTGACCCAGCTGCAAACCCATATCTAGCAATGGCTGTTCTATTAAAAGCTGGTTTAGATGGTATTAAAAATAAAATGACTCCTCCAGCTCCAGTTGACCGTAACATCTATGTAATGAGCAAAGAGGAAAGAATCGAAGAAGGAATCATCGATCTTCCTGCAACACTAGCTCAAGCTTTAGATCAATTGAAGTCTGATGAAGTAATCGTATCTGGATTAGGAGAACACATCTTTGAACACTTTATCGAAGCAAAAGAGATTGAGTGGGATATGTTCCGCACGGTTGTACACCCTTGGGAACGCGACCAATACATGAGCATGTATTAA